A genomic region of Drosophila kikkawai strain 14028-0561.14 chromosome X, DkikHiC1v2, whole genome shotgun sequence contains the following coding sequences:
- the LOC138929128 gene encoding uncharacterized protein, translating into MGVQSTFEGLGPNGVTLGYPDEQEEEQCIALPLKEDAAQSWVSQPPVGRKSAPGLGQAAIHAWAAAVVPSPVPPAPRQATFGEVTEVLLPPRDPRGRMPAHVKVASTNEDDDTVVVAPEAALNSNNEDEDDDTVVVAPEAGPSNNEDEGDDTVIVAPDAALVATRAAALIASTTTPGWSDFDWAAYNEEVARWKESLSTVVDYVGRKPVSGLGQAAVHAWLAAVVPSLVPSARRRVTFGIVTEVLIPPRGGQNHGHSDEDSLRIDPWVAKWEADLRAKARR; encoded by the coding sequence ATGGGCGTTCAGTCCACCTTTGAAGGATTGGGCCCGAACGGCGTCACCCTCGGCTACCCggacgagcaggaggaggagcagtgCATAGCGCTGCCCCTGAAGGAAGACGCAGCCCAATCCTGGGTGAGTCAGCCACCCGTCGGCAGGAAGTCTGCCCCAGGCCTGGGCCAAGCGGCCATACACGCTTGGGCAGCAGCGGTGGTGCCGAGCCCGGTGCCACCCGCTCCCCGCCAAGCAACCTTCGGCGAGGTGACTGAAGTACTTCTACCTCCACGCGATCCGCGCGGACGGATGCCGGCGCATGTGAAGGTCGCCAGCACAAACGAGGACGACGATACGGTTGTCGTGGCCCCAGAGGCGGCCCTCAACAGCAAcaacgaggacgaggacgacgatACTGTCGTCGTGGCCCCAGAGGCGGGCCCCAGCAACAACGAGGACGAAGGCGACGATACGGTCATCGTGGCCCCGGATGCGGCTCTAGTAGCAACGAGGGCTGCTGCTTTGATAGCATCAACAACGACCCCTGGATGGTCGGATTTCGACTGGGCCGCCTACAACGAGGAAGTAGCCCGTTGGAAAGAGAGCCTATCGACCGTCGTAGACTACGTCGGGAGGAAGCCTGTCTCAGGCCTGGGCCAAGCGGCCGTACACGCCTGGTTAGCCGCGGTGGTACCAAGCCTGGTGCCATCCGCCCGCCGGCGAGTAACTTTCGGGATCGTAACCGAGGTACTCATACCCCCACGAGGTGGCCAGAACCACGGCCACAGCGACGAAGACAGCCTCAGGATCGACCCCTGGGTGGCCAAATGGGAGGCCGATCTCCGGGCAAAGGCCCGCAGGTAG